The segment CGAACACGGAAGTTAAGCTCTTCAGCGCCGATGGTACTGCTCGGGCAGCTGAGTGGGAGAGTAGGTCGCCGCCGAAAAATCTTTATATCAAACCCGGTGGGCTTAACTGACCACCGGGTTTTTTTATGCCCTGAGTATCCGGTTATCATATGATGGACCAGCATCTCTGTTCGACTTTGAAATCCTTTTCTGAATGAGTTGTAGAAAACAGCGCTTATTTTGTCCGGGTCGTTATTACGCCGGTATTAAATACCCGGTCTGCCCCCAGCCTGCCGGTTCAAAATTCTGCTTCAACCCCTTGAAATTCATTACTGTCCAGTTGTTTGTTTTGGGAGCCATCGCGCGCATCGGGCAGGTGGCATATCGAGATTTGGAAGCCTGATGTGGCCCGCGATATCATTCACTTGGTGTGATTCGGAAAAAAAGTTCACTGTTTATCTGATTCTGTCGGTATGCCTTCTTGGAAGGCAGTCGTTCAGTGCGGATAATTGTTTGGTTTTGTTCGCATCTTACCGTGGAGAAAATCTATGGGGCTGCTGAGTGGAAAAGTCATGCAGACGAGCTCTGAACTTGAGATTAAGAGGGCTTATGACATCTATTTATGACTTGAATTATGGATCTGGCGAAACCAATTGATCCGAATACCGTATTTGTCCGGATGAAACGGATCGGAATGCTGCATGACTGTCTGCCACCACCGTAATATCGAACTGCTGCCCGGGGGAAAAGACCGGCTGCGGTGTCGCCATTGTCATCTGGCAATCAGCTCTGATGCAATCGGTGATGGTTATTGTCCCGAATGTTACAAGAACAATGCCCGGAAGTGGTATGATTTTGACGCGGTTACGCCGGCAAAAATCTGGAAATCCGGGTACCGGTACGAAGACTGTGGCGCAATTATTGAGTGCAAACAGGCCGTAACATATCGGGTTGAAAAAAAAGAGGTGACACCCGAGCCGCAAAGATGACTATATGCAAAACAGAATGCCGCAAGTCAACTGCCGGATTTTTCATTAAAATATTCAGGTAATACCGTCAATAGGACAGCTGCACGGTCACCATCATTCATTTGATAGGTGCCTTATTTCCAGTTTCAGACTGACTCCTGGCTCCGAAGACCATAAAATGGGCCTTCGTTCGCTTTTCGGCTGTTCTGTGGGGGGAGTCTGATCGGCATCGATATTTATATTATATATATGTGTCATATGCCCTGAGTCCATCCTGAAACAGGATGGACTTTTCAAGTTCAAGAGGTATGAAAAAATTAACTGCAGCAATACATAGCCTATTTTGAGAATTAAAATCGGAACCTGACCCTGGAGAAATGAGCTTTGCATTTCACAGGATAAAGGTTCGTTCTGCAATAAGTTGGCAATTTGAAGTGTTGAGGCGTCGTCTGTCTGGCAAGGCACGAAAGCGCAGGAATATCGAGCATATTCCGAGCGTTCGTAACGCAGCCAGCCAGGACGCGTCTGCGCTTAAAATGTAAAGTTATTTTTGAGTGAGCCCTAAGTGCAGCTATTGAGAAAAATTAGATATTTCGGGATGGACACAAGATTCGCTTTTCGGGCCTGAAGTTAAGAGTCTCGATGCTCAAGCGGAAGGATGCACGGCGTTTTTTTAATAGGAGATTCGTTATGGACGGGAACAGGCGTGAGAATATTAAACCGGGAAACCGGGTACTGATCGTGATGAAACCGGACCAGCGGTCCGGAAATCTGACAGAAGGGATCGTGAAAGATATACTGACAAAATCTTCAGTTCACCCCCATGGAATCAAGGTCAGGCTTATGAACGGGCAAGTCGGTCGTGTGAAGACCGTTCTGACGGTAATCGGGTCAGATTCGGGTAATGTTCAGAACGGCTGAAATTGAGATGGCTGCCATGCCCCGTTTTTTTAGGGCTAATACCGGTAATACATTCGGATTTAAATTGGCTTTTTATAAGGCATTATTTTTTACTTGCAAGAGCCTTAAGTTTCAAGGAATTTATTACGGATTAATACTTTAAATTAGGTATTGTTCATGCTATAAAAATTGCTTATAAAAAAGATTTCTGCTTTGAAATGTGTGCTCGGCTGTCGTTTTGCATCAGGCGATATGGTTTGCAGGCTGATGATACGCGGACTTGCGAAGTTGACATCAGGGAAGGGATTGAAAATGGAACTGTTAACGGGATTCACCAGCAAGGAATTTATCGAACAGATCACCATTCTTCAGGAGATCGAAAGTCAGAAAAATCAGGAAGTCCTGCCGGATCTTCTCGAATTATGTAAATCCATACCAGCCGACGGTTCGTTGTCTTATATGTTGGAAAATGCTTTAAAGGCAGTGTTGTCGGAAAATGAGGTGGCAACGGTCAATGAACTCGGATTGGAACATGACCGGCTCAAACGTTTGTGTATTCAACTGAGCGGACAGAAACAATTTAAATCCGCCGGCCCTGTTTTGACCGGACTGCTGGAGACAACCCGCGAACCGGATCTGCTGTTTGATATTTTTTCCGCGCTTTCTCTGATAAAACTGCCGGAGTCTCTGGGCGTTTTTCAACAGCACATGACTCACTCAACGGCAACCATTTCCACGCTGTGTATTGAAATGATCGGCAGCTATGGGGATAGCTCTTCGGTACCCGGTCTGTGTGAGCTTGTCGAAACAGCCGAACAGAATGACCGGTTTCTGGAATGTGAATTTGCTACTATCAAAGCCATTGAAGCTCTCGGTGCCATAAGAGATGACCGTGCTGTATCGTTTCTCTGCACAAAAATCCATCACCGGAATCCCAGGGCGAGACAAGTCATTCATGAACAACTCCTTCAAATCGGACCGGATATATTGCCATATCTGTCCGGTTATTTTGATCAGTATGATGTGGATAACAAAATAATGGCTGCCAATATTTTAGGGGAGATGGGCAGCAGAGAAGGCGGCGATATCCTGGTTGAGGCCATGGACAAGGGGGCGGCGGATCATCCCAATACCCGGTTTGCGATATATGAAGCCTTTGGCAAATTTTTCTTTATGAAAGGCCTTGCCTGCCTGGTTGACGGACTTTTTGAAGAAAATGAGACGGTTTTAATGGCGGTGGTTTCTTCTCTCGACAAGCAGATCAATCCCGGAGTTGTTAAAAAAATTGAGACGTTAGTCTGTGCGGAAGATGCCCGTCGTGCCAGCCAGAGTTCAAGATTAATAAGGGCGATCATTTCGGCAAAGGCGGTGTCAATATTCGAAGCCCTGTACAAGGTCCCGAGCGTCGCCGGATTGCTGGTCGAGCGCATTTCAGTATCAAATGATCCGGAGATTATCTCTGCGTTTATGGAAAAATTGAACCAGATGACCGGTGCTCAGGCTCAGGCGGATGCAGCGAGGCTGGACAGGCTGACGTTAAAAAAGGTCGGTAAAAAGGTGCTGGCGGTGGATGGTTCAGCCCCTATCCTGCTGTTCTATCGAAGTGTCGCATCGATGCTGGGTATTGATATCGTCACCGCGGTCAACGGAAGAGAAGCCCTGGACCTCTTAGAAGACGGGCAGACGTTTGATATGATCATAACGGATATGAACCTGCCGGTTATGAACGGAATCGAATTTATCCGGGAAGTCCGTTTAAATCCCTGGCTGGCTGACATCCAGATCATTATGGCAACTACCGAATCCGATAGCTCTCAGGTCCAGCTGGCAGAGAATGCCGGGGG is part of the Desulfobacterales bacterium genome and harbors:
- a CDS encoding YwbE family protein — its product is MDGNRRENIKPGNRVLIVMKPDQRSGNLTEGIVKDILTKSSVHPHGIKVRLMNGQVGRVKTVLTVIGSDSGNVQNG
- a CDS encoding response regulator, with amino-acid sequence MELLTGFTSKEFIEQITILQEIESQKNQEVLPDLLELCKSIPADGSLSYMLENALKAVLSENEVATVNELGLEHDRLKRLCIQLSGQKQFKSAGPVLTGLLETTREPDLLFDIFSALSLIKLPESLGVFQQHMTHSTATISTLCIEMIGSYGDSSSVPGLCELVETAEQNDRFLECEFATIKAIEALGAIRDDRAVSFLCTKIHHRNPRARQVIHEQLLQIGPDILPYLSGYFDQYDVDNKIMAANILGEMGSREGGDILVEAMDKGAADHPNTRFAIYEAFGKFFFMKGLACLVDGLFEENETVLMAVVSSLDKQINPGVVKKIETLVCAEDARRASQSSRLIRAIISAKAVSIFEALYKVPSVAGLLVERISVSNDPEIISAFMEKLNQMTGAQAQADAARLDRLTLKKVGKKVLAVDGSAPILLFYRSVASMLGIDIVTAVNGREALDLLEDGQTFDMIITDMNLPVMNGIEFIREVRLNPWLADIQIIMATTESDSSQVQLAENAGGNDFLIKPFTADSLQAKLEGLIF